Below is a genomic region from Anaerolineales bacterium.
ACAGGCTACCTGCTGCCCTGGGACCAGAAGGCATTCTGGGCGACAACGGTGGGAACTGAAATCGCCGGTGTGGCGCCGATCATCGGCCAGACCATGCTGCGGATTCTGCGTGGCGGCCCGGAGCTCTCCGCCGTCACACTTGCCCGGTTTTTTGGGGTACACGTCTGGGTCCTTCCGGCGACTCTGACCCTGCTCCTGCTCCTCCATCTGTACCTGGTGATTCGGCATGGAATCAGCGCCGTGCCGGGGCGGAAGGAGTAGGCGATGAACGAACAGGACAAGAAGCAATACCAGGCGGAGTATACCGAGGCCAAGAAGAAGGGTGTCCCCTTCTTCCCCGATATTCTGTTCAAAGACGCCGTCATCGCTCTGGCCGTCTTCCTGATCTTGATCGGGCTCGCCTACGCTGTCGGGATCCCCTTGGAGGCTCGGGCAAACCCGGCCGACACTGGCTACAGCCCGCGGCCCGAGTGGTATTTCCTGCCTGTTTTTCAACTGCTGAAGTACTTCCCGGGGAAGCTGGAAGTGATCGGCGTCTTCATCTTTCCAACCATCGGGATTCTTCTGCTGCTGGCATTGCCGCTCCTCGATCGTGGACCTAAGCGGCATTTCCTGCAAAGACCTTTCGTCACGGGCATCACCTTGCTGGTCCTGGTCGCCGGGATCGGTCTGGGAATCCAGTCGGTCCGGGAGGCCCCGCCCCCGGGCGAGGCCGTCGCCGGAGACCAGATCGCCGCGTTATATTCCCAGAACTGCTCCTCCTGCCATGGCCCCCGGATTGATGTCGCCGCGGGCACCGACCTGCACAACATCATCGCCCAGGGAAGCCACGAAGGGATGCCTGCCTGGAATGGCGACCTGACCTCCGACCAGATTGACGCCCTAGCCGGATTCATCCTTTCGCCCGCAGGCAGCGAGCTCTTCAGCGACAACTGCGGCGCCTGTCACCAAGCGGTCGATCTCGTGGCAA
It encodes:
- a CDS encoding cytochrome b N-terminal domain-containing protein, translating into TGYLLPWDQKAFWATTVGTEIAGVAPIIGQTMLRILRGGPELSAVTLARFFGVHVWVLPATLTLLLLLHLYLVIRHGISAVPGRKE